A genomic segment from Geitlerinema sp. PCC 7407 encodes:
- a CDS encoding DUF2079 domain-containing protein yields MLASLQKNPWLRLVVLGAIAFFAIALTLTLHRYYNFYASFDQGIFNQVFWNGTQGRFFQSSLSSSLSTQVVHDGQVPEVFYHRLGQHFTPALLLWLPLYALFPSPVTLTVLQVTLITAAGLVLYLFARHHVEPQIAAWLTLAFYGANAVVGPTLGNFHDIFQIPLMVFTLFLALERRWWWLFGAMALLLPLVREDSGVTLFSIGFYLALSRRYPRIGLGLCVWSFGYMVVLTNVIMPLFSEDISRRFMMERFGQYASGEEASSLEIIWGIVSNPLRLIGEIFSPLGETLLYLLGQWLPLAFVPAIAPEAWLIAGFPLLKLFLAQGDSVLSINIRYAMTVVPGLFVGSVFWWSRHSDALTPKFQRFWAVCIALSLTICLLANPNRTLSFAIPDSIRPWVYVPLSEQWRHAPAPRALLAQIPEDASVSASTFLVPHLSGRRKILRFPALQLRNDAGEIEEMEYGIADLWQLQQYIPAFKHDRRVLQSSLAGIDQMLSSQQYGVVGLEDGVILLRRGVPSTPEAFAAWQSYRQTVEAALLSLT; encoded by the coding sequence ATGCTAGCAAGCTTGCAGAAGAATCCATGGCTGCGGCTCGTGGTGCTGGGGGCGATCGCCTTTTTTGCGATCGCTCTCACCCTCACGCTGCATCGCTACTACAACTTCTACGCGTCCTTCGACCAGGGCATCTTCAACCAAGTCTTTTGGAACGGCACCCAGGGACGTTTTTTCCAGAGCTCCCTCTCGTCGTCCCTCTCCACCCAAGTCGTCCACGACGGCCAAGTGCCGGAAGTGTTCTATCACCGCTTGGGACAGCACTTCACCCCAGCACTGCTGCTGTGGCTACCGCTGTACGCCCTGTTCCCCTCGCCCGTGACCCTCACGGTCCTGCAAGTCACGCTCATCACCGCCGCGGGCCTGGTGCTTTATCTCTTTGCGCGGCACCACGTGGAACCCCAGATCGCCGCTTGGCTCACCCTGGCCTTCTATGGGGCCAATGCCGTGGTCGGCCCGACCCTGGGAAACTTCCACGACATTTTCCAAATTCCGCTGATGGTCTTTACGCTCTTTTTGGCCCTGGAGCGGCGCTGGTGGTGGCTCTTTGGGGCCATGGCCCTGCTGCTGCCCCTCGTGCGCGAAGACTCCGGCGTCACCCTCTTTAGCATCGGCTTCTATCTGGCTCTGAGCCGGCGCTATCCCCGCATTGGGCTGGGGCTGTGCGTCTGGAGCTTCGGCTACATGGTGGTGCTCACCAACGTGATCATGCCGCTGTTTTCGGAGGATATTTCGCGGCGCTTCATGATGGAGCGCTTTGGTCAGTACGCCAGTGGGGAAGAGGCCTCCAGCCTCGAAATCATCTGGGGCATCGTCAGCAATCCCCTGCGCCTGATCGGTGAAATCTTCTCCCCGCTGGGGGAAACGCTGCTGTACCTGCTGGGCCAGTGGCTGCCCTTGGCCTTCGTCCCGGCGATCGCCCCCGAAGCGTGGCTGATCGCTGGATTTCCGCTGCTGAAGCTGTTCTTGGCCCAGGGCGACAGCGTCCTGTCCATCAACATTCGCTACGCCATGACCGTGGTGCCGGGCCTCTTTGTCGGCAGCGTGTTTTGGTGGTCTCGCCATAGCGACGCCCTGACCCCCAAATTCCAGCGATTTTGGGCGGTCTGCATCGCCCTGTCCCTGACGATCTGTCTGCTCGCCAACCCCAACCGGACCCTGTCTTTTGCGATTCCAGACTCGATCCGGCCCTGGGTCTACGTCCCCCTGAGCGAGCAGTGGCGCCACGCTCCGGCCCCGCGGGCGCTGCTGGCCCAGATCCCTGAGGATGCCAGCGTATCGGCCTCGACCTTTTTGGTGCCCCACCTGTCGGGTCGCCGCAAGATTCTCCGCTTTCCGGCCCTCCAGTTGCGCAACGATGCCGGCGAGATCGAGGAAATGGAGTACGGCATCGCGGATCTGTGGCAGCTCCAGCAGTACATTCCCGCCTTCAAGCACGATCGGCGGGTGCTGCAGTCCAGCCTGGCCGGGATCGACCAAATGCTGTCCAGCCAGCAGTACGGCGTGGTGGGCCTGGAGGATGGCGTGATCCTGCTGCGGCGGGGCGTGCCCTCGACTCCTGAGGCCTTCGCGGCTTGGCAGAGCTATCGCCAAACGGTGGAGGCTGCGCTGCTGTCGCTGACCTAG
- a CDS encoding universal stress protein, giving the protein MTQTLPLVSPLLVATDGSPSALLAQRLVYPLASVVKMRDREPVLHCLTVEPRPSRRRAAEAEPPDPEEASGEAAPTASQNAVLEAIAADLPADLSVSLQVRQGRPANEILRYARRTRPGLIALGQHGVGGVRELLLGSVSSAIARYADCPILIARHPETEAPTEARWQRILLVVNGFPATKQAIALTRQILPIGVQHVSIFCVQPPLTSQYLFGPFATPTPNSQLTLSLQQVQHEQSEQLIHQAEAALADSGIDVSSQIQIGEPGPLICQLAQHHQSDLIIVGSDRRPAFRNIRLNATGDYLIHHAPCPVLLCRNPQNDTAHPAESP; this is encoded by the coding sequence ATGACTCAAACTCTTCCCCTGGTTTCGCCCCTTCTCGTGGCCACGGATGGCTCACCCAGCGCGCTGCTGGCCCAGCGCCTGGTGTACCCCCTGGCGTCGGTGGTGAAAATGCGCGATCGCGAGCCCGTGCTCCACTGTCTGACCGTCGAGCCCAGGCCCAGCCGCCGCCGAGCCGCCGAGGCCGAGCCCCCAGACCCCGAAGAGGCTTCAGGCGAAGCCGCCCCCACCGCCAGCCAGAACGCCGTGCTCGAGGCGATCGCCGCTGACCTACCCGCCGATCTCTCCGTCAGTCTCCAGGTCCGCCAGGGCCGACCCGCCAACGAGATTTTGCGCTACGCCCGCCGCACCCGTCCCGGCCTGATCGCCCTCGGCCAGCACGGCGTCGGCGGCGTGCGCGAGCTGCTCCTCGGCAGCGTCTCCTCGGCGATCGCCCGCTACGCCGACTGCCCCATCCTGATCGCCCGCCACCCCGAGACCGAAGCCCCCACCGAAGCCCGCTGGCAGCGCATTTTGCTCGTGGTCAACGGCTTTCCGGCCACCAAACAGGCGATCGCCCTCACCCGCCAGATCTTGCCCATCGGCGTTCAGCACGTCAGCATCTTTTGCGTCCAGCCGCCCCTGACCAGCCAGTACCTGTTTGGCCCCTTCGCCACCCCCACCCCCAACTCCCAGCTCACCCTGTCCCTCCAGCAGGTCCAGCACGAGCAGAGCGAGCAGCTCATCCATCAGGCCGAAGCCGCCCTCGCCGATAGCGGCATTGACGTGAGCAGCCAAATTCAGATTGGCGAACCTGGCCCCCTGATCTGTCAGCTCGCCCAGCATCACCAGTCCGACCTGATCATCGTCGGGAGCGATCGCCGCCCAGCCTTCCGAAATATCCGCCTCAACGCCACCGGCGACTACCTGATCCACCACGCCCCCTGCCCCGTTTTGCTGTGTCGCAACCCCCAAAACGACACGGCGCACCCCGCCGAATCCCCCTAG
- a CDS encoding histidine kinase: MQSSPTDPAESIQQEAPLQLLLFVDRRPSSREQIRTIRNRLKNLEAETPFALEVIDVGEQPYLAEHFKLVATPALLKICPEPRQTLAGSDLVKQLEHWWPRWQRAAEEYLAAQTAGGKKLHPEGNPSSVARSTELIYLSDEIFRLNQANEKLQEQLQFKDLIISMLAHDLRNPLTAASIALETLEMAYQQNADTQRASRLTPELMAQLLRHARTQTRSIDRMITDILQAARGSSTELCIYPQGIDVRELCLEVLDALQEQLQGKNLEVWVDIPADLPRVYADRERMRQVLMNLMDNAMKYTPPGGKIGISGLHRTTQKVQITICDDGPGIPEENREKIFEDRFRLKRDEGQAGYGIGLALCQRIIRAHYGQIWVDSAPQQGSCFHFTLPVYRA, translated from the coding sequence ATGCAATCATCTCCGACAGATCCGGCAGAATCTATCCAACAGGAAGCGCCCCTACAGCTCCTGCTGTTTGTCGATCGGCGACCTAGCTCCCGAGAGCAAATCCGCACCATTCGCAACCGCCTCAAAAATCTTGAGGCTGAAACGCCCTTTGCCCTCGAGGTCATTGACGTCGGCGAGCAGCCCTACTTAGCAGAGCACTTCAAGCTAGTCGCCACCCCCGCCCTGCTAAAAATTTGCCCTGAACCTCGCCAAACCCTAGCCGGCAGCGATCTCGTCAAGCAGCTAGAGCACTGGTGGCCGCGCTGGCAGCGAGCCGCCGAAGAATACCTCGCAGCCCAGACCGCCGGCGGCAAGAAGCTACATCCCGAAGGCAATCCCAGCTCCGTCGCCCGCTCCACTGAGCTTATTTACCTTTCCGACGAAATCTTTCGCCTCAACCAGGCCAACGAGAAGCTCCAAGAGCAGCTCCAGTTCAAAGATCTGATCATCTCCATGCTGGCCCACGACCTGCGCAACCCGCTGACGGCAGCCTCGATCGCCCTAGAGACCCTGGAGATGGCCTACCAGCAAAATGCCGATACTCAGCGGGCCTCCCGCCTCACCCCCGAGCTGATGGCCCAGCTGCTGCGCCACGCGCGCACCCAGACTCGCTCCATCGATCGCATGATCACAGACATCTTGCAGGCTGCTCGCGGCAGCAGTACGGAGCTGTGCATTTATCCCCAGGGCATCGATGTGCGGGAGCTGTGCCTAGAGGTGCTGGACGCGCTCCAAGAGCAGCTCCAAGGCAAAAACCTAGAAGTCTGGGTAGACATTCCGGCGGATCTGCCGCGAGTCTATGCCGATCGCGAGCGGATGCGTCAGGTGCTGATGAACCTGATGGACAATGCGATGAAGTACACGCCTCCCGGCGGCAAAATCGGCATTTCGGGGCTCCATCGTACGACCCAAAAAGTCCAGATCACGATCTGCGACGATGGTCCCGGCATTCCCGAGGAGAACCGCGAGAAGATTTTCGAAGATCGCTTTCGTCTGAAGCGGGATGAGGGCCAAGCGGGTTATGGGATTGGCTTGGCGCTCTGCCAGCGGATTATTCGGGCCCATTATGGCCAAATCTGGGTGGATTCTGCGCCCCAGCAAGGTAGCTGTTTTCACTTCACGCTGCCGGTGTATCGAGCCTAG
- a CDS encoding DUF317 domain-containing protein, translated as MTGKKNQATVTAPARLFRITDFSKFSLENLEVSKRISGWQLEANTNKTKIRSAIWRIYFDSLVSVELVEIFTTSLLSLYGIQGRNESGNILALTSGIFARGLREK; from the coding sequence GTGACTGGCAAGAAAAACCAGGCAACCGTAACAGCTCCCGCGAGACTTTTTAGAATCACTGATTTCTCAAAGTTTAGCTTGGAGAACTTAGAGGTTTCCAAAAGAATCTCTGGTTGGCAATTAGAAGCTAACACTAATAAAACCAAAATCAGATCAGCGATATGGCGGATCTATTTTGATAGTCTGGTATCCGTTGAACTTGTTGAAATCTTTACGACTTCTTTGTTAAGCCTTTACGGAATTCAGGGCCGAAATGAATCTGGAAATATATTAGCTCTAACTTCCGGAATTTTTGCAAGAGGACTTAGAGAAAAATAA
- a CDS encoding Npun_R1517 family heterocyst differentiation transcriptional regulator: MKSDSLEFQKSQPDVGVYECEVHLKFRLIEEKGALSDRDQLLEMLLDAFSGGADEYLELIQAVAKAEEVPEIHTSPQMRRQIIRLRNSRD, from the coding sequence ATGAAATCTGATTCTCTGGAGTTTCAAAAGAGCCAACCTGATGTTGGCGTTTATGAATGTGAAGTCCATTTGAAGTTTCGCCTCATAGAAGAGAAAGGGGCTCTCAGCGATCGCGATCAGCTGCTCGAAATGCTGCTCGACGCTTTTTCTGGTGGTGCCGATGAATATCTCGAACTGATTCAGGCAGTAGCCAAAGCCGAAGAAGTACCCGAGATTCATACCTCCCCCCAGATGCGGCGTCAGATCATCCGGCTCCGCAACTCCCGAGACTAA
- a CDS encoding glycosyltransferase family 4 protein, translating into MKILVLTWEFPPRIVGGIARHVAELYPELVKLGHDIHLMTVEFGEAPLYEVVEGIHVHRVPVGPSENFFHWVVNMNESMGLHGGKLLLEEGPFDIIHAHDWLVGDAAIALKHTFKVPLIATLHATEFGRYNGLYNDTHRYIAGKERELAFNAWRVIVCTSYMRQEVGRALHTPWAKVDVIYNGIRAEKKKRQYDFDYWRFRQRYAEDGEKIFYYVGRMTYEKGLSVLLAAAPKVIQEMHGYAKLVIIGGGNTDALRRQAWDLGIWDKVFFTGFMPEEDLNRFQTVADCAVFPSLYEPFGIVALESFAARVPVVVSDTGGFPEVVRHTKTGVVTWTNNADSLAWGILEVLKNPDYAQWLVDNAYEELDRRFRWSDLARQTEAVYERVFQERSQTAW; encoded by the coding sequence ATGAAGATTCTAGTACTGACCTGGGAGTTTCCTCCTCGGATTGTGGGGGGCATCGCGCGTCATGTGGCTGAGCTCTACCCTGAGCTGGTGAAGCTGGGGCACGACATTCATCTGATGACCGTGGAATTTGGGGAGGCGCCGCTCTACGAGGTCGTGGAGGGAATCCATGTCCACCGGGTGCCGGTGGGGCCGAGTGAGAATTTTTTCCACTGGGTTGTCAATATGAATGAGAGTATGGGGCTCCACGGCGGCAAGCTGCTGCTGGAGGAAGGCCCGTTTGACATCATTCATGCCCATGATTGGCTGGTGGGGGATGCGGCGATCGCCCTCAAGCATACGTTTAAGGTCCCTCTGATTGCGACCCTGCACGCGACGGAGTTTGGACGCTACAACGGCCTTTACAACGACACCCATCGCTACATTGCGGGCAAGGAGCGGGAGCTCGCTTTCAATGCCTGGCGCGTCATTGTGTGTACGTCGTATATGCGCCAAGAGGTCGGGCGAGCGCTGCACACGCCCTGGGCAAAGGTCGATGTGATCTACAACGGCATTCGGGCTGAGAAGAAGAAGCGCCAGTACGATTTTGATTACTGGCGTTTCCGGCAGCGCTACGCCGAGGACGGCGAGAAGATTTTTTATTATGTGGGCCGGATGACCTACGAGAAGGGGCTGTCTGTGCTGCTGGCGGCGGCGCCCAAGGTGATTCAGGAGATGCACGGCTACGCCAAGCTGGTGATCATTGGGGGGGGCAACACGGACGCGCTGCGGCGGCAGGCCTGGGACCTGGGCATCTGGGACAAGGTGTTTTTCACCGGTTTCATGCCAGAAGAGGATCTAAATCGCTTCCAAACGGTGGCGGACTGCGCGGTGTTTCCTAGCTTGTATGAGCCCTTCGGCATTGTGGCGCTCGAGAGCTTCGCGGCGCGGGTGCCGGTGGTGGTGTCGGATACGGGCGGCTTCCCGGAGGTGGTGCGCCACACGAAAACGGGGGTGGTGACCTGGACCAATAACGCGGATTCTTTGGCTTGGGGCATTCTGGAGGTGCTGAAGAACCCCGACTATGCGCAGTGGCTGGTGGACAATGCCTATGAGGAGCTGGATCGGCGGTTTCGCTGGAGTGACTTGGCGCGGCAGACGGAGGCGGTCTATGAGCGGGTGTTTCAGGAGCGATCGCAGACAGCCTGGTAG
- a CDS encoding sigma 54-interacting transcriptional regulator — protein sequence MEHAERIRWLREFTLFGSLAEEPLSAIAAAVEAEPIQPNRRLVMEDAARPDLLILRTGHWESYHTAESSAVKGVSLLPGSVVHLKELLLERPASQTVITLDAGELWRVPREAFLAIATAHPEIGRTFSQRLAAELEQVSSQLAYEQERQGILRPYVVPKVSRGIIGTSRYAKRLRDAINKAAGDRQPVLIFGEPGLGKDNAAALIHFGSRDRREPLIKVNCDTLQTSGAELFGRVGGKPGLLEAIGRGTLVLNNLQELPEVLQDKIWQLLKTGEYSLVRRDTDGEAPRRRTEARLILTAEKAFPQLDRQKLLGHSIKVPPLRVRKADIEAQVGYYLSLFCRKKGLARPHLTPEAVRRLQSYDFPGNLTELESLIERALLQSDNPNELTDELFWSASTKGRQFRLNLLNTYPALRRFLRSPWWPDRLNYGFTLTVFALVVAVLILGPQTRDRNVALNLFWAWWWPLVLISFPFVGRLWCAVCPFMIYGELMQKLSLKLFPRDLLPWPRQMADKWGGWFLFGLFVLILLWEELWNLENTAYLSACLLLLITAGAVIFSQLFERRFWCRYLCPIGGMNGLFAKLSIVELRAQQGICSASCTTYQCYKGGPEKGEGQETNGCPVYSHPAQLTDNRNCVMCMTCLKACPHRSVELNLRPPGIELWTTHTPTAYEVSLLFLLFGAVLLHRLPEITAALGLELPLENFAVHAGVSVLALALPGAIALLAHGAVRLFNRHFRPRPFVELAYGYLPLVLGSSLAHYLRLGLTEAGRIIPVSVATVGLEGAGLPVAVAHPAVVAFLQGVTLIGAVWLSVILTQRIARQSLGSLLPQHLALVGLGALCWRVIVGL from the coding sequence ATGGAGCACGCTGAGCGCATTCGTTGGCTGCGAGAGTTTACGCTGTTTGGCTCGCTGGCGGAGGAACCCCTCAGTGCGATCGCCGCTGCTGTTGAGGCGGAGCCAATCCAGCCCAACCGCCGTTTGGTGATGGAGGATGCCGCTAGGCCCGATCTGCTGATCTTGCGGACGGGTCACTGGGAGAGCTACCACACCGCTGAAAGTAGCGCTGTCAAGGGAGTGAGCCTGCTGCCGGGCAGCGTCGTCCATCTGAAGGAGCTGCTGCTGGAGCGTCCGGCATCGCAAACGGTGATCACCCTGGATGCAGGGGAGCTGTGGCGGGTGCCGCGAGAAGCGTTTCTGGCGATCGCGACGGCCCATCCAGAGATTGGCCGGACATTTTCCCAGCGGCTGGCGGCGGAGCTAGAGCAGGTGTCGTCCCAGCTGGCCTACGAGCAGGAGCGACAGGGAATTTTGCGGCCCTATGTGGTGCCTAAGGTGAGCCGGGGCATTATTGGCACCAGTCGCTATGCGAAGCGGCTGCGCGACGCGATCAATAAGGCTGCGGGCGATCGCCAGCCGGTGCTGATTTTTGGCGAACCGGGCCTAGGCAAAGACAACGCAGCGGCGCTGATTCACTTTGGATCGCGCGATCGCCGAGAGCCGCTGATCAAGGTGAATTGCGACACCCTCCAGACTAGCGGGGCAGAGCTGTTTGGCCGAGTGGGCGGCAAGCCCGGTCTGCTAGAGGCGATCGGCCGGGGCACGTTGGTCCTCAATAATTTGCAGGAGCTGCCGGAGGTCCTCCAGGACAAGATTTGGCAGCTGCTGAAAACCGGCGAGTACTCTCTGGTGCGGCGGGATACCGACGGCGAAGCGCCCCGCCGCCGGACCGAGGCGCGCCTGATCCTGACCGCCGAAAAGGCTTTTCCCCAGCTCGATCGCCAAAAGCTGCTCGGGCACAGCATCAAGGTGCCGCCGCTGCGGGTCCGCAAGGCGGACATCGAGGCGCAGGTGGGCTACTACCTCAGTCTGTTTTGTCGCAAAAAAGGGCTGGCGCGGCCGCACCTGACGCCCGAGGCCGTGCGCCGTCTGCAAAGCTATGATTTTCCGGGCAACCTGACGGAGCTCGAAAGCCTGATCGAGCGGGCCTTGCTCCAGTCCGACAACCCCAATGAGCTGACCGATGAGCTGTTTTGGTCTGCGAGCACCAAGGGGCGACAGTTCCGGCTCAATTTGCTCAATACCTACCCGGCCCTGCGCCGATTTTTGCGCAGTCCCTGGTGGCCCGATCGCCTCAACTATGGCTTCACGCTGACGGTGTTTGCCCTGGTGGTGGCGGTGCTGATCCTCGGCCCCCAAACGCGCGATCGCAACGTTGCTCTCAATCTCTTCTGGGCCTGGTGGTGGCCTCTGGTGTTGATCAGCTTTCCCTTTGTGGGGCGGCTGTGGTGCGCCGTGTGCCCCTTCATGATTTACGGCGAGCTGATGCAAAAGCTGTCCCTCAAGCTTTTTCCCCGAGACCTATTGCCCTGGCCTCGGCAAATGGCCGACAAGTGGGGCGGCTGGTTTCTCTTTGGGCTGTTTGTGCTGATTTTGCTGTGGGAAGAGCTGTGGAATCTGGAAAACACGGCCTATCTGTCGGCCTGCTTGCTGCTGCTGATCACGGCGGGGGCGGTGATTTTTTCCCAGCTGTTTGAGCGGCGATTTTGGTGCCGCTATCTGTGCCCTATCGGCGGCATGAATGGCCTGTTTGCCAAGCTGTCGATCGTTGAGCTGCGCGCCCAGCAGGGCATTTGCTCAGCGAGCTGCACCACGTATCAGTGCTACAAGGGCGGCCCCGAGAAGGGGGAGGGCCAGGAGACCAACGGCTGTCCGGTGTACTCTCACCCGGCTCAGCTCACGGACAATCGCAACTGCGTGATGTGCATGACCTGCCTCAAGGCGTGCCCCCACCGCTCGGTGGAGCTAAATCTGCGTCCCCCCGGCATCGAGCTGTGGACAACCCATACGCCGACGGCCTATGAGGTGTCGCTGCTGTTCTTGCTGTTTGGGGCGGTGCTGCTCCATCGGCTGCCGGAGATCACGGCGGCGCTGGGGCTGGAGCTGCCGCTAGAGAACTTTGCGGTGCATGCGGGGGTGTCGGTGCTGGCGCTGGCGCTGCCGGGGGCGATCGCCCTGTTGGCCCACGGCGCTGTGCGTCTTTTCAACCGCCATTTTCGGCCCCGGCCCTTTGTGGAGCTGGCCTACGGCTATTTGCCTTTGGTCCTGGGCAGCAGCTTGGCCCACTACCTGCGCCTGGGCCTGACGGAGGCTGGGCGCATCATTCCGGTGTCGGTGGCGACCGTGGGCCTGGAAGGGGCTGGGCTGCCGGTGGCGGTGGCTCACCCGGCGGTGGTGGCGTTTTTGCAGGGGGTCACGCTGATCGGGGCGGTCTGGCTGAGCGTGATTTTGACGCAGCGCATTGCCCGCCAGTCCCTGGGAAGTCTGCTACCCCAGCATTTGGCGCTGGTAGGGCTGGGGGCGCTGTGCTGGCGCGTGATTGTCGGCTTGTAG
- a CDS encoding adenylate/guanylate cyclase domain-containing protein: MTNHSDFQEQGASVTAAPWMAQVQALEAENAALREQLAQTRELQEKAEGDRDQLAAALQATERSNRALLEAVPDLIVRLNSGGIYLDFIQAKNIELVTESDRVGKSVYEVLPLELAQQYVHATRRAIRTGETQAFEYQLQLRSAPRDYEARVVAAGPEEALLIVRDITKRKQAERSLRAEQERSEKLLLNILPQPIAAKLKQNQGAIAERFEDVTILFSDIVDFTGLSARISPTELVDLLNEIFSAFDQLADRYALEKIKTIGDAYMAVGGIPVPRSDHVEAIAHMALDMQQAIKQFRRDDGELFQLRIGISTGPVVAGVIGLKKFIYDLWGDAVNIASRMESQGAAGGIQVTHETYDRLKEHFELESRGAIAVKGRGDMQTYWLQGRKS, from the coding sequence ATGACCAATCATTCCGATTTTCAGGAGCAGGGGGCGTCGGTGACTGCGGCGCCGTGGATGGCGCAGGTGCAGGCGCTGGAGGCTGAAAATGCTGCGCTCCGGGAGCAGCTGGCCCAGACGCGGGAGCTGCAAGAGAAGGCCGAGGGCGATCGCGACCAGCTGGCGGCGGCGCTGCAGGCGACGGAGCGCAGCAATCGGGCGCTGCTGGAGGCGGTGCCGGACTTGATTGTGCGGCTGAACTCGGGGGGCATTTACCTAGATTTCATCCAGGCAAAAAATATTGAGCTGGTCACCGAGAGCGATCGCGTCGGCAAGAGCGTGTACGAGGTGCTGCCGCTGGAGCTGGCTCAGCAGTATGTGCATGCGACCCGGCGGGCGATTCGGACGGGGGAGACTCAGGCCTTTGAATATCAGCTACAGCTGCGATCGGCTCCTCGAGACTATGAGGCGCGGGTGGTGGCGGCGGGGCCGGAGGAGGCGCTGCTGATCGTGCGGGACATCACGAAGCGCAAGCAGGCGGAGCGATCGCTGCGGGCCGAGCAGGAGCGATCGGAGAAGCTGCTGCTCAACATTTTGCCCCAGCCCATCGCGGCCAAGCTCAAGCAAAACCAAGGGGCGATCGCCGAGCGCTTTGAGGATGTGACGATCCTGTTCTCAGACATTGTCGATTTCACGGGGCTCTCGGCCCGCATCTCGCCGACGGAGCTCGTAGATCTGCTCAACGAGATTTTTTCGGCCTTTGACCAGCTCGCCGATCGCTACGCCCTCGAGAAAATCAAAACCATTGGCGACGCCTACATGGCCGTGGGCGGCATTCCGGTGCCGCGCAGCGACCACGTGGAGGCGATCGCCCACATGGCCCTCGACATGCAGCAGGCCATCAAACAGTTTCGGCGCGACGATGGCGAGCTGTTTCAGCTGCGCATTGGGATTAGTACCGGCCCCGTGGTGGCGGGGGTGATCGGTCTGAAAAAGTTTATCTATGACCTGTGGGGCGACGCGGTGAATATTGCCAGCCGCATGGAGTCCCAGGGCGCTGCGGGCGGCATCCAGGTCACCCACGAAACCTATGATCGCCTGAAGGAGCACTTCGAACTGGAGTCGCGGGGGGCGATCGCGGTCAAGGGACGTGGCGACATGCAGACCTACTGGCTCCAGGGCCGAAAAAGCTGA
- the hemC gene encoding hydroxymethylbilane synthase, producing MSSTVSSSPRTIRIASRKSQLALVQTHWVRDELQKHYPDWTFEIQEMSTQGDKILDVALAKIGDKGLFTKELEVGMLKGESDFAVHSLKDLPTRLPEGLMLGCVTERENPADALVLHEKHRDKQLATLPEGSVIGTSSLRRLAQLRHHFPHLQFKDVRGNLNTRLAKLEAGEYDALILAVAGLQRLGMGDRVHQVIPAEISLHAVGQGALGIECRTEDPEILSLLKVLEHTETAQRCYAERAFLRELEGGCQVPIGVNTVIADGVLTLTGLVATLDGKTLVKDVVSGAPEEAEALGVELAQKLKDQGAEEILAAIFAEVQRS from the coding sequence ATGTCGTCCACCGTCTCTAGCTCTCCCCGCACCATCCGGATCGCCTCTCGCAAAAGCCAGCTCGCCCTAGTGCAGACCCACTGGGTCCGCGATGAGCTGCAAAAGCACTATCCCGACTGGACCTTCGAGATTCAGGAGATGAGCACGCAGGGTGACAAGATCCTGGACGTGGCGCTCGCCAAAATTGGTGACAAGGGTCTGTTTACCAAAGAGCTAGAAGTCGGCATGCTCAAGGGCGAGAGCGACTTCGCCGTTCACTCCCTCAAGGACTTGCCCACTCGCCTTCCCGAAGGCCTCATGCTGGGCTGCGTCACCGAGCGGGAAAATCCCGCAGACGCCCTGGTCCTCCACGAAAAGCACCGCGACAAGCAGCTCGCCACCCTGCCCGAGGGCTCGGTGATCGGCACCTCTTCGCTGCGGCGTCTGGCCCAGCTGCGCCACCACTTCCCCCACCTCCAATTTAAAGATGTGCGGGGCAACCTCAACACCCGTCTGGCCAAGCTGGAAGCGGGCGAGTACGACGCTTTGATTTTGGCGGTGGCCGGTCTCCAGCGTCTGGGCATGGGCGATCGCGTTCATCAGGTGATTCCCGCCGAGATTTCCCTCCACGCGGTGGGTCAGGGTGCCCTGGGCATCGAGTGCCGCACCGAAGACCCCGAGATTCTGTCGCTGCTGAAAGTTCTGGAGCACACCGAGACGGCCCAGCGCTGCTACGCCGAGCGGGCGTTCCTGCGCGAGCTGGAGGGAGGCTGCCAGGTGCCCATCGGCGTCAACACCGTGATTGCAGATGGCGTCCTCACCCTCACCGGCCTGGTGGCCACCCTTGACGGCAAGACCTTGGTCAAAGACGTGGTGAGCGGCGCGCCCGAAGAGGCAGAAGCCCTCGGCGTCGAGCTCGCTCAGAAGCTCAAGGACCAAGGCGCTGAGGAAATCCTGGCGGCCATCTTTGCAGAGGTTCAGCGTAGCTAA